Proteins co-encoded in one Ammospiza caudacuta isolate bAmmCau1 chromosome 16, bAmmCau1.pri, whole genome shotgun sequence genomic window:
- the NMUR2 gene encoding neuromedin-U receptor 2, with protein sequence MAWVSNFSWLNHLVLHEERLRGYLNSTEDYLTFLCGPRRSHLFLPMALVYSVIFIVGVVGNFLVCLVILKHRNMKTPTNYYLFSLAVSDLLVLLLGMPLEVYEMWSNYPFLLGPVGCYLKTALLETVCLASILSVTALSVERYVAVLHPLRAKLAATRRRARATILGLWLLSVLCALPNTGTHGIALQRFPNGTLVPGSATCTVVVPLWIYNCIVQVTSLLFYVLPMGVISVLYYLMGLRLRGDESLEVEEMAVNVQRPSRRSVTKMLFVLVIVFAICWAPFHIDRLFFSFVVEWTEPLANTFNLIHVVSGVFFYLSSATNPIIYNLLSQRFRMAFLSVIAPCCKHCAPKHPPCKISSQKSTFVVEDHNLMDSAENTSLPGTHRTSVSSSQLSTGL encoded by the exons ATGGCCTGGGTCAGTAATTTCTCCTGGTTAAACCACCTTGTTCTACATGAAGAACGCCTCAGGGGGTACTTAAACAGCACTGAGGATTATTTAACCTTCCTGTGCGGGCCCAGACGGAGCCAcctgttcctgcccatggctttGGTGTACTCGGTGATCTTCATCGTGGGGGTGGTGGGCAACTTCTTGGTTTGCCTCGTCATCCTCAAGCACCGCAACATGAAGACCCCGACCAACTACTACCTGTTCAGCCTGGCGGTCTCGgacctgctggtgctgctcttgGGAATGCCCTTGGAAGTGTACGAGATGTGGAGCAACTACCCCTTCCTGCTGGGGCCCGTGGGCTGCTACCTGAAGACGGCCCTGCTGGAGACCGTGTGCCTGGCCTCCATCCTGAGCGTGACGGCGCTGAGCGTGGAGCGCTACGTGGCCGTGCTGCACCCGCTGCGCGCCAAGCTGGCCGCCACGCGCCGCCGCGCCCGCGCCACCATCCTGGGCCTGTGGCTGCTCTCGGTGCTCTGCGCCCTGCCCAACACGGGCACCCACGGCATCGCCCTGCAGCGCTTCCCCAACGGCACCCTGGTGCCCGGCTCCGCCACCTGCACCGTGGTGGTGCCCCTGTGGATCTACAACTGCATCGTGCAGGtcacctctctgctcttctATGTGCTGCCCATGGGGGTGATAAGTGTGCTGTACTATCTGATGGGGCTAAGA TTGAGAGGAGATGAATCTTTGGAAGTGGAGGAAATGGCTGTGAATGTTCAGAGGCCATCCAGGAGATCAGTCACCAAGATGCTGT TTGTCCTTGTGATAGTTTTTGCCATCTGCTGGGCTCCATTCCACATAGACAGACTTTTCTTCAGCTTTGTGGTGGAATGGACTGAGCCCTTGGCCAATACCTTCAACTTAATCCACGTGGTGTCAG GTGTTTTCTTCTACCTGAGCTCTGCCACCAACCCCATCATTTACAATCTGCTGTCCCAGCGCTTCAGGATGGCTTTCCTCAGTGTGATTGCTCCTTGCTGCAAGCACTGTGCCCCCAAACATCCCCCCTGCAAGATTTCATCCCAGAAGAGCACGTTTGTGGTTGAGGATCACAATCTCATGGACTCTGCAGAAAACACGAGCCTCCCTGGCACTCACAGGACATCTGtcagcagctctcagctctccACTGGCCTGTGA